In the genome of Acidimicrobiales bacterium, the window CGGAGCCGGGCTCAACACCTGGGGCACCTTCAGCCAGGCCGGGGGCCGCTTCGAGGTCCGGGGCCGCTGGACCCACCGCGGCAACTACCTGTGGGGCGGGTTCTGGACCCACGGCGTGGTCGGCCCCGGCTGGACCAGGGACAACGCCTCGGAGATCGACGTCTGGGAGTACATCGGCAAGGACGCCGAGCCCAACATCAGCCGGTTCAAGCCGGCCATCCACTACGACTACACCTGCACCTGCGGCAGCCAGAGCGTGCCCCACCCCGCCTACGACGTGACCGCCTGGGCCACCTACGCCGTCGAGTGGGAGCCCACCGACCCGTCGGACCCCACCACCATGCAGATCCGCTTCCTGGTCGACGACCGGCCCATCGCCGTGTTCGATCGGGCCGGCACCTGGCGGGTCCAGCCGGACGGGACCCGGGTGCTGGTGGCGGCCGGCGGCTGGGGCAACGCCAAGGGGCCGTTCCCCAACCCCTTCGGCCTGGACCGCCCCCAGCAGCTCGTGCTGTCGGCCTGGGTGGGAGCCCACGGGGTCGATGCCGCCACCGTGGCCCGCGGCTACCAGCCGGCCGGCGGCCACGCCGACCTCGAGGTCGACCACGTGCGGGTCTACCAGCGCTGAGCGGCGCGCAGCTCGGCCACCAGGGCCGGGAGGGACTCCTCGACGGGGGGTAGGAGCGGGATGCCCTCGCGGCGCAGCACCGCGTTGTCCAGCACCCCGTTGGCCGGCCGGGGGGCGGCCCGGGGCGGGCGCAGCTCGGCGGTGGCGACGGGGCGGACCCGGTCCGGGTCGTGCCCCGCCGCGGCCAGCACCCGGCGGGCGATCTCGTACCAGGTGGCCGGGCCCTGGCCGGTGACGTGGTGGAGCCCGGCCCGGCGGTCGGTCACCAGCCGCAGGAGGGTGCCGGCCAGGTCCGAGTCCACCGTCAGGCAGCCGCGCTGGTCGTCCACGAAGGCCAGGGGGCGCTCGGGCTGGCCGGCCAGGCGGAGGATGGTGGTCACCGCGTTGTCGCCGTGCCGACCGCACACCCACGAGGTGCGGACCACGCAGGCCCCGGGGCCGGCCTCCTGCTCGCCCTCCCACTTGGAACGGCCGTAGGCCGAGAGCGGGTGCGGTGCGTCGTCCTCGCGATAGGGGGCGGCCTGGGTGCCGTCGAAGACGTGGTCGGTGGACAGGTGGCACAGGAAGGCCCCCGCCGCGGCGCTGGCCGCGGCCAGGTGGCGGACACCGAGGGCGTTGACCCGCCGGGCCCGGTCGGGGTCGGCCTCGCAGGCGTCGACGTCGGTCCAGGCCGCGGCGTTGACCACCGCGGTGGGCCGGAGGCCGTGCAGCGCCGCGGCCACGGCCTCGCCGTCGGTCACGTCCAGCTCCCGGTGGCCGACTGCGGTGACCTGCCA includes:
- the rfbD gene encoding dTDP-4-dehydrorhamnose reductase, yielding MRVPTLLVTGARGQVGHEVEAAFTRAGWQVTAVGHRELDVTDGEAVAAALHGLRPTAVVNAAAWTDVDACEADPDRARRVNALGVRHLAAASAAAGAFLCHLSTDHVFDGTQAAPYREDDAPHPLSAYGRSKWEGEQEAGPGACVVRTSWVCGRHGDNAVTTILRLAGQPERPLAFVDDQRGCLTVDSDLAGTLLRLVTDRRAGLHHVTGQGPATWYEIARRVLAAAGHDPDRVRPVATAELRPPRAAPRPANGVLDNAVLRREGIPLLPPVEESLPALVAELRAAQRW